Proteins encoded by one window of Lycium barbarum isolate Lr01 chromosome 11, ASM1917538v2, whole genome shotgun sequence:
- the LOC132619951 gene encoding uncharacterized protein LOC132619951, producing MDKFLTKFNCSKPSSSTDANRSQLINEHNLGSLEADPGERVPIAEYNPRIWDEVRRHYIQTGPCQPLLKKFPSTQIGNKGRQFVSNWYKGPHSKWFEYSMKKDAAYCLCCYLFKNEFVHGSAGELYTKNGFRSWNRAIERFRLHVGKVNSVHDKCFKKMLDLLNHYQSIQVDLKSIPRRKKMITECVWKPQLMWQDFFCIMGCLFEVMTKVNLQQIKASFLGFLRWHGDKHPNVGKVILQNAPQNDTLTCPMIQKDIVNACAKETVKSLIGDLNGDYFGILVDESKDISHKGQMDLVLRYVDKNAIAKNHGDVEDFFDHVTNVLNVVGGSFKHRDLIRHHQAEKLGQSLESGEVHTGRGLNQTRGIQRPVEFLNVAKERLQDMRETGWKPLLDDVSSFCDEHDILIQVR from the exons ATGGATAAGTTTCTCACAAAATTCAATTGTTCTAAACCAAGTTCTAGTACGGATGCCAATCGTTCTCAACTTATAAATGAGCACAATTTAGGATCGCTTGAAGCCGATCCAGGAGAAAGGGTACCCATTGCAGAATATAACCCTCGAATTTGGGATGAAGTGAGGAGACATTATATTCAAACAGGGCCTTGTCAACCTTTGCTGAAAAAATTTCCTTCAACTCAAATAGGAAATAAAGGTCGTCAATTTGTTTCAAATTGGTACAAAGGTCCACATTCTAAATGGTTCGAGTATAGCATGAAGAAAGATGCCGCATATTGCCTATGTTGTTATTTGTTCAAAAATGAATTTGTACATGGAAGTGCGGGTGAGCTTTATACGAAAAATGGTTTTAGGAGTTGGAATAGGGCTATTGAAAGATTTCGTTTGCATGTTGGTAAGGTTAATAGCGTCCATGATAAATGTTTCAAGAAGATGCTAGATTTGTTAAATCATTATCAATCAATTCAAGTTGACTTGAAAAGCATTCCGAGAAGGAAAAAAATGATTACCGAATGCGTTTGGAAGCCTCAATTGATGTGGCAAGACTTCTTTTGCATCATGGGTTGCCTTTTCGAGGTCATGACGAAAGTGAATCTTCAACAAATCAAGGCTTCTTTTCTAGGATTTTTACGATGGCATGGGGACAAACATCCGAATGTGGGAAAAGTGATATTACAAAATGCTCCACAAAATGATACTTTGACTTGTCCTATGATCCAAAAAGACATTGTCAATGCTTGTGCAAAAGAAACGGTGAAATCTCTAATTGGAGACTTGAATGGAGATTACTTTGGTATATTAGTGGATGAGTCCAAAGATATCTCACACAAAGGACAAATGGATCTCGTGTTGCGGTATGTTGATAAAAATG CTATTGCTAAAAATCATGGGGATGTTGAAGACTTCTTTGATCATGTTACTAATGTGTTGAATGTTGTTGGAGGATCTTTTAAGCATAGAGATTTGATTCGTCATCATCAAGCTGAAAAGTTGGGGCAGTCACTTGAATCAGGTGAAGTTCATACTGGACGAGGACTAAATCAAACGCGTGGAATTCAAAGACCAG TGGAGTTTCTTAACGTTGCAAAAGAAAGATTGCAAGATATGAGGGAAACTGGATGGAAGCCTTTGTTGGATGATGTTTCCTCATTTTGTGATGAACATGATATTTTGATCCAAGTTAGATGA